In Amphiprion ocellaris isolate individual 3 ecotype Okinawa chromosome 2, ASM2253959v1, whole genome shotgun sequence, the genomic stretch GAACCTGTGTTTTTGAGAATGGGAGCGGTAGGCTACACTGTAGTTTcaatgtggaaatgctcagccgtGGCACTGACTCTTTATTTTGCTCATTATGTATGTATGAGAAGGTCTGTAAGTTCAACTACTGGAAATCAGGCTTTTAGACTCTTGAAGGCCTGCAGCCATCTTGGTATTACATTGGTACACTAATTTGTACCAAGAGTGATAGCTGGTTTAAAGATAACATTGCAATGCTAATTAGTCTACTGTATCTATATTTAGATAATAGAAACTGTAAGTAtgacattatttcatttgtCAAATAGTCTACTGAAATTGTAGCCTCAAAGCATCGGGGGGTTGGATAAGAATTCTTTAATgtggctaaaaaaaattaaaacattaacatCTACAATTTTACATCTTCATCTGCTGATGAAAGAACAGGAAAATATTGTGATGAGATGGATTTTCCACTGCAGTTTCCAAGACTGagtacattttttaatattaacacAGTAAAACTATGTTGCATTTTTCTATTCATAGAAATATAATTGTACTGCATGTGGGGATTTCCACTATCAACTTCAAACTTCGCTCATGTGGAAACCCGAGTATGATCGATCTCATCTGCGATCTGCTTCTTTTTCCTGGCTGAGGCAAACTCAATACATGACAGAGTAATCGATCCGAAGGTAAAAGTGCAGCAGGGTTCATTTTGTATCGTCATTTTGGTCCCGTTTTTTCCCCGCAATAGTTGATAGTTAAAGCGGGATGGGCACCGACTTAACGTTCTCCTCTCGTCGGTCTCCTGTGGTGTGTTTACACGGCTGTGCGGCGTCCAGCCAGCCGTTATCTTCAAGGATTGGAGTCGGTGAGTGGAAaacagttgccatggagatcttAACAGAAGTTCAGCAAAGTGACAAAACTCTGTActgttactactactgctgataataataataataataataataataataataataataataataataataataataataatgataataataataataataataataataataataataataataataatagaaaaacctactaaaaaaaaaacgctaAATGCGAACACATAAAGCATACCTTTGTCATTGCCCTTTTTGTATGATCATATGTCATAGAGAGGTAAACATAGAATCAATTAGTAATTAAGCATGACACGATATAAAAGCTAGCAAACGATCTCAGCAGCTGTCAAAGTCCAGAAACACTTAACATTAAGAATGTGAAAAGACTGTCTAGCTTAAAGCTTGTTAAGCTTGATACATACTACTATGTATGTGTTAGCTTGTTAGCTAATATCCTCTTGAGAcccaggggaaaaaaatttagTAATTTTTGATATATACTTACTTATATGCAACAGGACCCCATACTGCACGTGTTACATTGCATTTTGAGCACaaagcaatatatatatatatatattttttttttttaaataaaaagatcCCAAAGTAGCACATTCACATTACTTATTTCACCCGTGAAAGAAACTCAATTTACCGTCATATAACAGACAGGaaatcaataaaacttcaacCTTTGGAAATTCTTgcttgaaaaattattttatatgtaggttATTAAAATAGatattgaataattttgggcatTGACTAATCATATTAGCTAGCTCAAGCTTCACACCATGCACTGCCAGTGCTTGCTGCTGATTGTGAATTAACGTAATACTGTTGACAGACTGCACTGCATTAGTAGGTGACACATTTCACAATTTTAACTAATACTTGTATTTACACTTTGGTCTGTACATTTCCCTTTTAAAGTTGTGATTCTATCTATGCagtatttctttaatttgtctACGTGGCCCTCAGATTTGATATGCAAATATCAGTACAtggaattttgtttgtggagCTCACAAACTACAAGTGAGGTGTCAGAGAGGGGGAAATGCCGGAGATCAATATCTCAAAAAACTGTAGTaatacaatcaaaactatttgcATTAATATATACTAGTAAACTAAAGTAAAGAACATTGTACTCAATGTCACAGACAAAAACGAGGGGCTGGGACTGTGGACCGCAAAGACAGTACACATGATTAAACGTCTTTGTAACCTCTGTGGTACACAGCAATAAAAATATCAGGCTATCGTATGTAACTGTAATATATGAATGCGTGATTATATACTACTTGGACAAGTGAGATaatatgttttttgtaatttggtgATGAGAAGCAGTGGCTCATGTGGAGGTACACTGtagacatatttatttatttattagattaAAATATACTGTGGAAAAGGTACTTAAATTTGCACTCCAATGGTTCTAAAACTCACTTTTGTTACATACTTTAACGGTAGGAAGGCTGTAATGATTTAAACCAATCAGTCATGggtatgtgtttgtgtccagATGTCCTGAAGCGGGGTGGCAATGCAGCAGATGCTGCAGTTGCCATAGCAGCAGCTTTGGCGGTGACAGAGCCGAGCAGCACCGGCCCTGGTGGAGACGCCTTCTGCTTGTTCTACAATGGAAACACTGGAGAGATCAGAGGAATTAATGGCAGGTGGAGACtcctttgttgcttttgttcttTCCCCCCTCATCCAGAATAATTAGCCAAGCCTCTCTCTGTGTCCTCAGCGGACGTTCAGCCCGAGCTCAGACGCTGGACATCCTGGAAGGACGTGGTTACACTGCAGAGACCCCTCCTTCAGTGTTTGATGCTTTGAATGTTACTGTGCCAGGGGCCCCTGCATGCTGGTGTGATACTGTGCAGCTGTTTGGAAGTCACAAggtttgcctgtgtgtgtttgtgctgtctATCTGTGTCACTCTCcaatgtataaatgtgtgttttgtgcaacATTCCAGTAGCAAAAGGCCATTTAACATAAACACAGAGGCATGGTAACCATGTTAACATGTACCTccaatgcacacaaacacaagttgGGCTCTTGACTCTGAGTTGAAGTGGCATAAACAAGGAGTTGACAAACTATTAGATTCTGGggatattttctttatttggtcAAAGCTGCAGTAACTTGGCCATCTAAGGCTGAGATTCTGCAAGTGTTTGAAGAATaagtttaaataataaattgtaaacATGCACAACCTTATGAAATTCTGTCTCAGAGTAAATGTAGTTTCTTCAAAGAATATTAAGGTATTACAGAGTCTTTAGGACTTCCTAAGTTGAAAAACAAGTGTTTTATCTTGTTGACATGTCCATATGGGTGTTTTATGTGCTGGAATTCATGTCATGAGTGGAATTAGCCATCAgcgccatggctgagcatttccatccccaaaacacagatttagactttGAGGGTTTCATACGTTTCATATACATATTGATGTTTTCTCCTTACAAATGCAATCAGGTATAAGATTACTGACACACAAGAGGTGTCAGAACAGTAATATAGTAATTATGTCACACATTAAAATGCCAAGTGACAGCCGTCCTCTTCAGTTATTACTGGCAGCCAGCAGAGCATGtgaaatgtttagaaaatataaaaagaatacattggatgtaaaaatatttgtattctAGCTATCAGAGGAATAACTTACTGATTGCTAAcaaataatttcatgtttttttttctctctggaaAATCCTCCTAGGAAATTGCAAATCAGTTTTAGTCTCCACAATTTCTTCTCAAAACAGTGACTCACCCTTCCTGCTCAGTGAGGTTTCCTGTAATAAGCATGTGTTTCCTCTGCCTGTTTCCCTAGCTGTCCTTGCTGGAGGTCCTGAGTGGGGCGGTGGAGCTAGCAGAGGAGGGGTTTCCTGTTGCTGAGGTAGCAGCTCACCAGTGGGCGAGCTGGGTGACTGCTCTGAGAGATGCTGGGAAGGAACTAGGTGGAGACTTGCTGATTGATGGTCATGCACCCAAATGTGGACAAGTGTTCAAAAACCCTGCCCTGGCTCGGACCCTGAAGGTAAATCCTTGAAACTGAAATGCAACAACGGCCACATGTTCATAGGTCATGTGAGGAGCACTGAGCCATTATTTTCTGAACTCCTGTTATTCAGACAagaaggaaacagaacaatgtaGAACCTCAGTAAAATCGCTGTGTTCTGTCCGTGGcgttatttgctttttttaaacttgactTAGCCCTGTATATGGAAAGACCTTGGATGAACCCAGGGGCAAACTGGGCAATTACCCTGAATCCATTAGCGTGTTAGACTTTATATTGAAGGAAAACAAGACCGAGGAAGGGAAAGGTGAGACTGAGTGACTCATTTACCAAGTGTATTACAGTTAACTTGAGCACTTGAGTGTTAGTCAGGAGCTCAAATTGCTGAATCAGGACCAGCAAGTTCAAAAGTAATGCCGAACAGTAGATGAGCTAAAAAGATTTAAGTGATTAAAAACTCGGTTTCATCTCCACTATTCAGTGAGAAAACTTTAACAATATCAAGAATTATAAACAGAGTTTGGTGTGTTGTCATCACCCCTGGTTCTTGAAGGTGGAAATCATGAGGGATATACACTGTTCAGCTGTTCAGCCATGTTGCAGCTAGTTCTGGTACAATACTCAAAGAACAAGttttttgaagaaatgttttCAAGGAACTGATTCTAAGGATTCAGGACATGAAAAGACCTGCTTTGGAAATCAGTTTTAGGCTGTTGTATGGTTTTAACACACTTTCGCTAATTTTCAATGTATTTTGCAACTATTCCAATGATGACAAATTTTAGTTTCGGAAATAATCATCAGAAATGAAGCCACTTTTCCACAACTCACCTGTAGCTCCAACGTGTATTGGTtgtgacaaacaaaacatcaatTTTTCCACAAGAAAAGTTTATATGAATTAGTTGATTGTTGCCATTAAAACACATCAGCAGTCTATAAATGCCTAAATTGTGAACAGCCTCTTTTTAAAATCGCAACATACATTTTGAAACTAATGGTCTGATATAATTCAGTTTACTCTAATCAAAAAATTTACAGAACTCTTCTAAAGTACGTTTTTGTGTCactcttttatttaatttgcaaaCTGTTTGATTTAACAACCCAGAATAAAGCTGCAAACTTTTAGTGAGTCGAGTCATAACAAAAAACGGATAGGTTATATTGTCAGAGAATTTTCTCTGaattataatttaaattttataacGTGTTACTGTAACTCTTCACTAACTAGCTTGAATTATGTGGCACATTTTTTCCAAGACCTCAACTTTCCTGTTCCACAAATGACCTTCATTGTGCATGCATTTCTGTGTGGATCATGTAATATTTATAAAGCTGCACTCATTCCGTACTTTCCCGTCAGTGAGAATTCAATAGAGCTACAGCTGAcatcactgtgtgtgtatgtgagtgtgtgtttgtctgcttgtGTGTCACTGTGAAAGTATGCACCGATTGATGCTCTACTGTATTCCTACATCACTCAGTTGTTTGTAATGTAATAATGCAAGAAAACAGCCAAGTACGCCCATGACAGctgtctccacacacacacgcacacacacacacacacacacacacacacacacgcacacacacacacacacacacacacgcacactcactAACCTgagacagaagaaacaatagCAGTGACTTCACCCTCACTGATGGGTGGTCTTCATGGTATCTTAACGGTCATTCCTCAACGATGACGGTGTGTCACTTCCTTGTGGAGCAACATCACACGTTGGCGCGCACCATCTTTCGTTCAATTCATTTGATAACATTGACTGAGCTGGTAGGTACACACGGCAGTGGTCAGCCCTTTCAAACACTGGACTCCTGTCGCATTACATCATGCTAACCACAATatttgaaaagtttttgtgttttgtactgTGGCTTTAAAACTTGTAGATTGACAGATAAACTCTGTAATAGGCTGATTGAATAGTAGAGCGACTATAACACTGCCTGGACTGTGACATGTACTGATAATATCGACAGGAGCTCGGTGAAGGTGGCAAACCAGCTTTCTACCAGGGCAGAGTGGCCCAAGCCATTGTTGACGTCATTAACCAGAATGGGGGAGTCCTGACCTTGGATGACCTCAGCAGTCATGACAGTGAAGTCGTCACCCCCATAAGCACAGAGTACAAGGTCAGCAACCAGAGATGAtgattttgtctttattgtaaTACTGGGTCAGCAGAGTGAATGCCTTTGTCGTGTGTTCAGGGTGTGCGTCTGTGGGAGCTTCCTCCCAACGGTCAGGGGCTGGCTGCCCTGCTGCTGCTCAACATCCTGGAGAACTTTCCTCAACTTCAAGGTAACTACAGAGACACCAAAGAAGTACCATTAAGATGCATTATGGTTTATGCTGGAAactcaaacacacagcagatatTGATTGGAAGGAAGCAGATGAgacaaattcaatttcaaatgaATCACAGTGGTAGTTTGCCTAAATTCCCACCAAACATGCTTTTAAACAGAACAGATATTTCCAGTGTTATGTAGGGCAGTTTCTGACTTTTTGCCATAGACTGTATTCAAAGGATGAACATTgtgctaccttgtgattgacaggttgctACCATATCAATTATCATAGTTTCTTCAAGTTCTTAGTCTCCTACGCCCCTCACTCATTACGTCCCGTTTCAAAAGAGAAAGATGGTACCGGCCAAAAGCCAAACGCCTCAGTATGGTAGTCCATAAACCAACTGGTGACATCATAGTTGGACATCCATCTTTTGTAAACAGTATATGCCCCCACCACACTACACTGCAGGTGAATGGACCTCAGTGCTgcccaacaacaaaaaaacaaaactcaacagCAGTATGTCAGCAGTTAGTAGAAGAGACAATATTTCTAGGAGTAAAAGTGGCTCTTgatgtttttatacttttttaatgttttgagcACTACAAAACCATCAACTTCTGTGGTGTCTGACTGTCTTTGGTTCAGTGCTGTTCAGCATAACAGGAAGTTTGAAGTTTTGCAGTGCATTTGTTTCATTAACTGCCACACAGTATTGATTAGCAGATCAGTTATTACTGTTACTATAGTGACAAACACAGTTGAGTTTTGCGTAATGGCTCTATTCAAAGTAGGTTACTTgctcaaagaaaaagaaagaccaGTCCTGAAACTTTGACTCAGTTCACTGTTCCTGTGTGTCATCTGACTGATTCAGGACTGTCTGGGCAGAGAAGACTTAAATCAGACGTCTAACTTATGTAGTCCTAACTGGCTCTGATCCTCCTCTTACCGGAAGCAGATCTTTGACTTTAGGGCATTAGGGTCAAAACGATGTTCACAGTTACCTGGGACGACTGTGTCTATCGCCTAACATACGACATCATTGACACATAAACCACAGTGACTCATGACATGCTTAAATCAAGGCATTTagagacaaaacattcagtACGGTCATTGGATGACCAGCTGGCCATTGTCACATTGAAGATGTCAAGTTACTAAAATGTTTGAGCTTCATTTTGCATAACtattgcatttaaatttttactttgATCTTCTGATTCAGTCATGCAACCTTTGCAGCTATAGcaaagtgtgtttgtgaaatctgtctgcagatttgtcactgaccagtttaaaaaaacagacagttgCTTGAAAGTTCATATATCTTTACTTTTTCGATTGTACACTTTGTGTTTGATAAATCTTTCAAGAGGATCGTTCATTGTCTCATACAAAGTGATGTGATAATCATTAAGGATGCTTCAATTCGGAATATATTTGGAACACATGTAGGATTGTCACCTGAgcaaacatgaacaaaacaaataagagGCTAACTGTTCTCTGGGAAgtgcagtaaaaaaacaacacagtaatTAGAACTATGAAGATTTCACTTAACATATTAATGATTCTTGTAGTTTCAAGAAGTAAATCTCACCATCAAATATCAAGACTCAGATACTCATGTCAGATCAAAAAAATTGGGATAAACTGTGGATTAAATAAGACATTACACCAGATTATGTCCACATAATGTTAATCTGTGTTtctattacacatttttttgcaaatcagatgtagatttgttttttacaaattgtgtttttgctttgtttattttttgtacattttatttgtactaTATATACACTCATATGCACAAGTTTGAACTAGGTTTTGTTTGCTGCTCTACTTCTTTCAAGGTGGGAaatccccccccaaaaaagcaaaacattttgtcCCTGACCTGTTTGTGGAATAACTGTGGCACTaatctgtttctctgtgtgtagcTGCAGGTCATAACAGTCCTGACTACATCCATGTTTTGGTGGAGGCTGTGCGTTTGGCACTAACAGATGCTCTGCGTTACCTTGGCGATCCACATCATGTGACCATCCCTTTAGACACCTTGCTGGACAAGAGCTACAGCCACCAGCGAGCGGGGCACATCAGCATggacaggtgtgtgtttctctgtgtgtgtttctgttagtACCAGTGTGTACCAGTCGGTCTCTGTTGACTTTAGATAGGAACTGTAGACTTTTGCTTCCCCTGACCTTAACGCCCATCCCTTCATGCCTCATCCCTCACATACACGGGGTGTGTGGTGTGTGGGTGTATATTTTAGCAACAAGGCGTATTGACTGGTCAGTAATGTAGACTTTGAACTTTAGGTCTTTATCAGCTGGAagccaaacagacaaacagactataaaatataaaacaacataataaaGTGCTAACGTTTGTTcttgcacacatgcacataaaaaaacatacattatcCATTTTCAGACCTGTTGTTGTGGCTGCTGTTTTTAATTCTATAGTAATACATTCTATATccatgaaaatgtaataatatcCATAAAAATCCGATCAAAGCAGGAATTTACATATCAGAGTTACTGCACTGcgatatttttgtcattgtaagTGAAATGAAAATCTGCCAAGAAAGTTGTTTTGAGATAGGAAAAACCTTCAGCCTTGTATTTCTGATAATCTTTGTTGTGTAAGATTGGAAATTTAGCACAAGAAAATCTGATAGTTCTGTTTGACCAACACAAGTTTTCTTCTCAGTCCAGTTAGGTCTTCCCTTTCTCAGAACTTCCAGACATTACTGGCAACCACACAAAGAACATAACCAACAATAATAGTTTCTAGGATAAAAACCTGTCACATGACTGTATACCACCTATaattatctgtgttttttgattgtttgtgtgtgaatctgTAGAGCCATGGAGCGAGTGGAGCCTGGCCTGATGACTGGAAGTGACACAGTGTACTTCTGTGTGATTGACAGTCAAGGGAATGCATGTTCATTTGTCAACAGCACCTATATGGGCTTTGGGAGTGGACTCGTCCCGAAGGACTGTGGCTTCTCACTACAGGTCTGACAGACAGAgtatgtgtttgtttctgtgcatgtgAAGTAGTCATCAGTATTGCTAATGGACACAAAAGAGGAGGATTCATGCaactcattttgtgcatttttaaatggaaGTAGGCTTGTAAGTCATAGACAACATTAATAAacaaacattgtttttaaaatatctttcaaATCAAATTTGTCAGCAGAcataaatgaaaactgaaaaaactcaCATTTGCACTTTTACCTGCTTTTCTCAGCTTGCCTCTACATATGCGGTATTGTCAAACCTTTATTTGCCAGTAAATAAAAACTTGCTGAGCATATTCACTAATGAAAAAGTCCAGTGACATAGCAACATGTGTGGAAATATAATTGAGTACCATCTATATTATGTGAGGCTTAGGACATATAAAACCGAATGTGAATGAAAAAGCTAcagattttcatattttattgtcCTGTTTTTACATGTTAAGGTATCTTACATAAGCAGgaataaaacatttgcttttgttttgcatttgtgaATTTGCCTGTGAAGCTGTGAAGACATACAGTTGTGTTTACATGGCAATATGTAACTGTGTGATTTTCATAGAACTAAAAGCATTGGACTAAATGATGGGGTTGTTTTCTGGTGTGTGTCTTTATAATGTGACAATTAAAGCTTTTTCTCCCTCTCATAGAATCGTGGTGCCAGCTTTTCTCTTCATCATGACAATGTTAACTGTGTTGCTGGGGGGAAGCGGCCATATCACACCATAATACCTGCGCTTCTCACTGACTCTGCAACCAAATCACAAAAACCACAGCTCCTCGCTGCACTCGGGGTGATGGGGGCTTTTATGCAACCACAAGGACACATCCAGGTATCCAGTCATCAAGACTGTCAGGTGGAATGAGAGGTGTAGAAAATTACCTTTCACGTAAAGATGctcttcatttcttcatttattgtccatccatttttgtttttaaatagcCACTgatttgtccattttgtttttcattacatttaaGTATCAAAATTTACTTGAACGTACCCTGATGGATCTGGTTTAACCTTAT encodes the following:
- the LOC111582603 gene encoding glutathione hydrolase-like YwrD proenzyme; its protein translation is MGTDLTFSSRRSPVVCLHGCAASSQPLSSRIGVDVLKRGGNAADAAVAIAAALAVTEPSSTGPGGDAFCLFYNGNTGEIRGINGSGRSARAQTLDILEGRGYTAETPPSVFDALNVTVPGAPACWCDTVQLFGSHKLSLLEVLSGAVELAEEGFPVAEVAAHQWASWVTALRDAGKELGGDLLIDGHAPKCGQVFKNPALARTLKELGEGGKPAFYQGRVAQAIVDVINQNGGVLTLDDLSSHDSEVVTPISTEYKGVRLWELPPNGQGLAALLLLNILENFPQLQAAGHNSPDYIHVLVEAVRLALTDALRYLGDPHHVTIPLDTLLDKSYSHQRAGHISMDRAMERVEPGLMTGSDTVYFCVIDSQGNACSFVNSTYMGFGSGLVPKDCGFSLQNRGASFSLHHDNVNCVAGGKRPYHTIIPALLTDSATKSQKPQLLAALGVMGAFMQPQGHIQVLLNMVEFGMNPQQALDAPRVYVQYDNKTDQWLVNLEEGVDQEVAEDLRRRGHIVNWPITGHKRSQFGRGQIITVGDWWNPSATQPNHPSRVLWAGSDPRGDGCALGY